One window of the Camelus ferus isolate YT-003-E chromosome 12, BCGSAC_Cfer_1.0, whole genome shotgun sequence genome contains the following:
- the TMEM106C gene encoding transmembrane protein 106C produces the protein MGSQHSASARPTSCKQKKDDREDLLAEWEQEEAIAQFPYVEFTGRDSITCLTCQGTGYIPTEQVNELVALIPHSDQRLRPQRTKQYVLLSVLLCLLASGLVVFFLFPHSVLVDDDGIKVVKVTFNEQDSLVILAITATLKIRNSNFYSVAVTSLSSQVQYMNTVVGSYVTTNVSLIPPRSEHLVNFTVKAEMGGPFSYVYFFCTLPDIRVHNIVVFMRTSVKISYIGHMTQSSLETHHYVDCGANSTAV, from the exons ATGGGGTCTCAGCATTCCGCCTCTGCTCGTCCCACTTCCTGCAAGCAAAAGAAAGATGACAGGGAGGATTTGCTGGCTGAATGGGAGCAGGAAGAAGCCATTGCTCAGTTCCCATATGTGGAATTCACCGGGCGAGATAGCATCACTTGTCTCACTTGCCAAGGGACAGGTTACATTCCAACAG AGCAAGTAAATGAGTTGGTGGCTTTGATCCCACACAGTGACCAGAGATTGCGTCCTCAGAGAAC TAAGCAGTATGTCCTTCTGTCtgtcctgctctgtctcctggcaTCTGGTTTGgtggttttcttcctgtttccacaTTCAGTCCTTGTGGATGATGACGGCATCAAAGTGGTGAAAGTCACATTTAATGAGCAGGACTCCCTTGTCATCCTCGCCATCACG GCCACCCTGAAAATCAGGAACTCCAACTTCTACTCTGTGGCCGTGACCAGCCTGTCCAGCCAGGTCCAGTACATGAACACAGTGGTTGGGTCATACGTGACAACCAACGTCTCCCTCATTCCGCCTCGGAGTGAGCATCTG GTGAATTTTACCGTGAAGGCTGAGATGGGAGGACCGTTTTCCTATGTGTA CTTCTTCTGCACGTTACCTGATATCCGGGTGCACAACATAGTGGTCTTCATGCG AACTTCAGTGAAGATTTCCTACATTGGCCACATGacccagagctccttggagacaCATCACTATGTGGACTGTGGGGCAAATTCCACAGCTGTTTAG